The Streptomyces phaeolivaceus genome has a window encoding:
- a CDS encoding DUF742 domain-containing protein: MADGGREAHEAAQETAGGGGSPEPVGRAPAVRPFLLTAGRVSGAGRAAPIPIETQIVATSTGLSVLGTLTFEHHDIVAACRRPQSVAELAAHLRLHLNVVRVLAEDLCAAGHLAVHVPNARTAQDISVLRRVIHGLRAVPDSRGTLRDSG, from the coding sequence ATGGCCGACGGTGGACGAGAAGCACACGAGGCAGCACAGGAGACGGCGGGTGGTGGCGGTTCGCCGGAACCGGTCGGCCGTGCCCCCGCGGTGCGGCCGTTCCTGCTGACCGCCGGGCGGGTCTCGGGGGCGGGCAGGGCGGCACCGATCCCGATCGAGACCCAGATCGTGGCGACCTCGACCGGACTCTCCGTCCTCGGCACGCTCACCTTCGAACACCACGACATCGTCGCCGCCTGCCGGCGCCCGCAGTCGGTGGCGGAACTGGCCGCGCACCTGCGACTGCACCTCAACGTCGTCCGGGTGCTCGCCGAGGACCTGTGTGCCGCCGGGCACTTGGCGGTCCACGTCCCCAACGCCCGGACCGCGCAGGACATCTCCGTACTCCGAAGGGTTATCCATGGTCTCCGCGCCGTCCCCGACTCACGGGGCACACTCCGTGACAGCGGCTGA
- a CDS encoding DUF6191 domain-containing protein: protein MEFAVFMTLPGLVVVLTAVAFVDQVLLRAGRAGPLPWRNSVRQGQISATGFEQLHASFSPGKQSELKERQSSLVMRDDEEDGAPPHRTTVDLAGGVAVVRMPEAGR from the coding sequence ATGGAATTCGCCGTCTTCATGACCTTGCCCGGACTGGTCGTCGTGCTGACCGCCGTGGCCTTCGTGGATCAGGTGCTTCTCCGTGCGGGGCGGGCCGGGCCGCTGCCCTGGCGGAACAGTGTCCGGCAGGGACAGATATCGGCCACCGGCTTCGAGCAGCTGCACGCGAGCTTCTCACCAGGAAAGCAGTCCGAACTCAAGGAACGGCAGTCGTCGCTGGTGATGCGGGACGACGAGGAGGACGGGGCGCCGCCGCACCGGACCACGGTGGACCTGGCAGGCGGGGTCGCGGTCGTCCGGATGCCCGAGGCCGGCCGATAG
- a CDS encoding roadblock/LC7 domain-containing protein — protein MTTSTGDSTPEQAKPTDLRTAAADFTWLLDRFATDTAGVVDAIAVSSDGLLIAVSQLRDRADSERLAAIVSGITSLAAGVSGNYSLGGLNKVIIDLEGGHVLVSAIGNGAVLGVVASKEAKLGNIAYEMTLFANRAGAALTPQLVMELKNTVGATPAG, from the coding sequence GTGACCACGTCGACAGGTGACAGCACCCCCGAGCAGGCGAAGCCCACCGATCTGCGAACCGCGGCAGCCGACTTCACCTGGCTGCTCGACCGCTTCGCCACGGACACCGCCGGAGTCGTCGACGCCATCGCGGTGTCGTCCGACGGGCTGCTGATCGCCGTCTCCCAACTACGCGACAGGGCCGACTCCGAGCGGCTCGCCGCGATCGTGTCCGGCATCACGAGTCTCGCCGCCGGTGTCTCCGGCAACTACAGCCTGGGCGGCCTCAACAAGGTCATCATCGACCTGGAGGGCGGCCATGTACTGGTGTCGGCCATCGGCAACGGCGCCGTGCTCGGGGTGGTCGCCTCCAAGGAGGCGAAACTCGGCAACATCGCCTACGAGATGACCCTCTTCGCCAACCGCGCCGGAGCCGCGCTCACCCCGCAACTGGTGATGGAGCTGAAGAACACCGTCGGCGCCACACCGGCCGGCTGA
- a CDS encoding GTP-binding protein, whose protein sequence is MVSAPSPTHGAHSVTAAEQPPLPVKLVIAGGFGVGKTTTVGSISEIRPLTTEAAITEVAAGVDDLTHTPDKITTTVAMDFGCITLDPTLKLYLFGTPGQDRFGFMWDDVVEGALGALVIVDTRRLDDCYAAVDYFEHKRVPFAVAVNAFDGSVEHDLDEVRWALDIAEHVPLTVFDARRTGSVRDALLVVLDVALSRAESAATT, encoded by the coding sequence ATGGTCTCCGCGCCGTCCCCGACTCACGGGGCACACTCCGTGACAGCGGCTGAACAGCCGCCGCTGCCGGTCAAGTTGGTCATCGCCGGTGGCTTCGGGGTCGGCAAGACCACCACCGTGGGGTCGATCTCCGAGATACGGCCGCTCACCACGGAGGCCGCCATCACCGAGGTCGCGGCCGGTGTCGACGACCTCACCCACACACCCGACAAGATCACCACGACCGTCGCCATGGACTTCGGCTGCATCACCCTCGACCCGACCCTGAAGCTGTACCTCTTCGGTACTCCCGGCCAGGACCGCTTCGGCTTCATGTGGGACGACGTCGTCGAGGGCGCGCTCGGGGCCCTGGTCATCGTGGACACCCGCCGGCTCGACGACTGCTATGCCGCCGTCGACTACTTCGAGCACAAGCGCGTCCCCTTCGCCGTCGCCGTCAACGCCTTCGACGGTTCGGTCGAGCACGACCTCGACGAGGTCCGCTGGGCCCTGGACATCGCCGAACACGTCCCCCTGACCGTCTTCGACGCCCGCCGGACGGGCTCCGTACGCGACGCCCTCCTGGTCGTCCTCGACGTCGCCCTCTCCCGCGCGGAATCGGCGGCCACGACCTGA
- a CDS encoding alginate lyase family protein, translating to MTEPLTPGPSAAPGRRRFLRITAVGAAAAAAGLPLAHEAAALTSFVHPGVLHKVSDVERMKTRIAAGTEPWLGGWNVFRTDQYSQSTYTMKGPFATVDRGTTEAHNWELWNDCNAAYQNALMWNLTGTTAHATKALQIIKAWSSTLTSITGKDAQLAASIYGFKFAAAAELMRYTAPSGAWTAAEITRTENLIRNVFVPLVNTFGDAGWGTNCVKAMLAFGVFCNDGAIYDAGVDAFYNHGCCKVGRVLTDTGQCVDSGRDQAHTQLILGSLAEACEIAWIQGQDLYSASSDRLLAGFEYTAKYNTGNTVPFTTFGSCLATYTSLSTVERGVLRPIYEMAHNHYVKRRSLPTPWTYTAIQRIRPEGAAFQCDHVGFGTLLFTL from the coding sequence ATGACCGAGCCCCTGACCCCCGGGCCCTCGGCCGCTCCCGGCCGCCGCCGGTTCCTGCGGATCACCGCCGTCGGCGCCGCCGCCGCGGCGGCCGGGCTGCCCCTCGCGCACGAGGCCGCGGCCCTCACCTCCTTCGTGCACCCCGGTGTGCTGCACAAGGTCTCCGACGTCGAACGGATGAAGACCCGGATCGCGGCCGGCACCGAGCCCTGGCTGGGCGGCTGGAACGTCTTCCGGACCGACCAGTACTCGCAGTCGACGTACACGATGAAGGGCCCGTTCGCGACCGTCGACCGCGGCACCACCGAGGCGCACAACTGGGAACTCTGGAACGACTGCAACGCGGCCTACCAGAACGCCCTGATGTGGAATCTGACCGGCACCACCGCACACGCCACCAAGGCGCTGCAGATCATCAAGGCCTGGTCCTCCACCCTCACCTCCATCACCGGCAAGGATGCCCAACTCGCCGCCTCCATCTACGGCTTCAAGTTCGCGGCGGCTGCCGAGCTGATGCGCTACACCGCACCCTCCGGCGCCTGGACGGCGGCCGAGATCACCCGGACCGAGAACCTGATCAGGAATGTGTTCGTGCCGCTGGTCAACACCTTCGGCGACGCCGGCTGGGGCACCAACTGCGTCAAGGCGATGCTCGCGTTCGGTGTGTTCTGCAACGACGGCGCGATCTACGACGCCGGTGTCGACGCCTTCTACAACCACGGCTGCTGCAAGGTCGGCCGGGTGCTCACGGACACCGGCCAGTGCGTCGACAGCGGTCGCGACCAGGCCCACACCCAGCTCATCCTGGGCAGTCTCGCCGAGGCCTGCGAGATCGCCTGGATCCAGGGCCAGGACCTCTACTCCGCCTCCTCCGACCGGCTGCTCGCCGGCTTCGAGTACACCGCGAAGTACAACACCGGCAACACCGTGCCGTTCACCACCTTCGGCTCCTGCCTGGCCACGTACACCTCCCTCTCCACCGTGGAGCGGGGTGTACTGCGCCCGATCTACGAGATGGCGCACAACCACTACGTGAAGCGGCGCTCCCTCCCCACCCCCTGGACCTACACCGCCATCCAGCGGATCCGCCCCGAGGGCGCCGCCTTCCAGTGCGACCACGTCGGCTTCGGCACCCTGCTGTTCACCCTCTGA
- a CDS encoding metallophosphoesterase, whose amino-acid sequence MTDTSDTRPADNETHAPRRSRLQRLMRYLPLIAPVLLWTVPCWVLLYTGQHWPLSVTLVGTALFALGLAGMPLAMARGHGRRQQDGAAIVGDTLLGTSWVLFTWSVLFGVLLRLALTVAGVGEGQDRARIVAWAVLGLTAVLLAWGYAEARRVPRVRRLDVPLPRLGAGLDGTRVVLITDTHYGPLDRARWSERVCETVNTLEADLVCHTGDIADGTAERRRAQAVPLGTVRAERARVYVTGNHEYYSEAQGWVDLMDELGWEPLRNRHLLLERGGDTLVVAGVDDVTAESSGLPGHRAHLAGALNGADPDLPVLLLAHQPKFIDRAAAAGIDLQLSGHTHGGQIWPFHHLVRIDQPALAGLSHHGSRTLLYTSRGTGFWGPPFRVFAPSEITLLVLRSPHRSPSA is encoded by the coding sequence GTGACCGACACCAGCGACACCCGACCCGCCGACAACGAAACGCACGCTCCGCGGCGGAGCCGACTTCAGCGCCTGATGCGCTACCTCCCCCTGATCGCCCCCGTACTGCTGTGGACCGTGCCCTGCTGGGTGCTCCTGTACACCGGCCAGCACTGGCCGCTGTCCGTCACCCTTGTCGGCACCGCCCTGTTCGCCCTCGGCCTCGCCGGCATGCCGCTCGCGATGGCGCGCGGCCACGGCCGCCGTCAGCAGGACGGGGCGGCGATCGTCGGTGACACCCTGCTGGGCACGAGCTGGGTGCTGTTCACCTGGTCCGTGCTGTTCGGCGTCCTCCTGCGGCTCGCCCTGACCGTGGCCGGCGTCGGCGAGGGCCAGGACCGGGCCCGGATCGTCGCCTGGGCCGTCCTCGGCCTGACCGCCGTGCTGCTCGCCTGGGGATACGCCGAGGCCCGCCGCGTGCCACGCGTGCGCCGCCTGGACGTGCCACTCCCCCGGCTGGGTGCCGGGTTGGACGGCACCCGCGTCGTCCTCATCACCGACACCCACTACGGCCCGCTCGACCGCGCCCGCTGGTCGGAGCGGGTGTGCGAGACGGTGAACACCCTGGAAGCCGACCTCGTCTGCCACACCGGCGACATCGCGGACGGCACCGCCGAACGCCGCCGCGCCCAGGCCGTCCCCCTGGGTACCGTGCGGGCCGAAAGGGCCCGTGTGTACGTCACCGGCAACCACGAGTACTACAGCGAGGCCCAGGGCTGGGTCGACCTGATGGACGAGCTGGGCTGGGAGCCGCTGCGCAACCGGCATCTGCTGCTCGAACGCGGAGGCGACACCCTCGTGGTCGCCGGCGTGGACGACGTCACCGCCGAGTCCTCCGGCCTGCCGGGCCACCGCGCCCACCTCGCCGGAGCCCTCAACGGCGCCGACCCCGATCTGCCCGTGCTGCTCCTGGCGCACCAGCCCAAGTTCATCGACCGGGCGGCAGCCGCGGGCATCGACCTCCAGCTCTCCGGCCACACCCACGGCGGCCAGATCTGGCCCTTCCACCACCTCGTCCGTATCGATCAGCCCGCCCTGGCCGGCCTCTCCCACCACGGCTCCCGCACCCTCCTCTACACCAGCCGTGGCACCGGCTTCTGGGGCCCGCCGTTCCGCGTCTTCGCCCCCAGCGAGATCACCCTGCTGGTGCTCCGCTCCCCGCACCGGTCCCCGTCCGCGTAG